In Callospermophilus lateralis isolate mCalLat2 chromosome 19, mCalLat2.hap1, whole genome shotgun sequence, the following are encoded in one genomic region:
- the Tmem219 gene encoding insulin-like growth factor-binding protein 3 receptor: MGSCQAGHNLHLFLVHHPPLVCATLILLLLGLSGLGLGGYLLTHRTGLRSPDIPQDWVSFLRSFGQMTLCPMNGTVTGKWPGSHVVGLLTTLNFGDGPDRNKTQTFQAKIPGSQIGLKGSSAGELILITARVTTERTPGTCLYFNTVPGILPSSQPPISCSEEGAGNSTLSPKMGEECVRVWSHEGLVLTKLLTSEELALCGSRLLVLGFFLLLLCGLLCCVTAVCFHPRRESHWSRTRL; the protein is encoded by the exons ATGGGCAGCTGCCAGGCAGGGCACAACTTGCATCTCTTTCTGGTCCACCACCCACCTCTGGTTTGTGCCACTTTGATCCTGCTGCTTCTTGGCCTCTCAGGCCTGGGCCTTGGTGGCTACCTCCTTACCCACAGGACTGGCCTTCGCAGCCCTGACATCCCTCAG GACTGGGTGTCCTTCTTGAGATCTTTTGGACAGATGACCCTGTGCCCCATGAATGGGACAGTCACAGGGAAGTGGCCAGGGTCTCACGTCGTGGGCTTACTGACCACCTTGAACTTCGGAGATGGTCCAGACAGGAACAAGACCCAGACATTCCAAGCAAAGATTCCGGGTAGTCAGATAGGATTGAAAG gatcttctgcgGGAGAGCTGATCCTCATCACAGCCAGAGTGACCACAGAGAGGACTCCAGGAACCTGTCTATATTTTAACACTGTTCCAGGAATCCTGCCCTCCAGCCAGCCACCTATATCCTGCTCAGAAGAGGGAGCAGGAAATTCCACCCTGAGTCCTAAGATGGGTGAGGAGTGTGTCAGAGTCTGGAGCCACGAGGGCCTTGTGCTCACCAAGCTGCTCACCTCA GAAGAGCTGGCTCTGTGTGGCTCCAGGCTGCTGGTCTTGGGCTTCTTCCTGCTTCTCCTCTGTGGCCTTCTCTGCTGTGTCACTGCTGTGTGCTTCCACCCGCGCCGGGAGTCCCACTGGTCTAGAACCCGGCTCTGA